One Megamonas hypermegale genomic window carries:
- a CDS encoding VOC family protein: MNLNIIHHIAIIVSDYQKSRHFYVDLLGFKVLRENHRPEKNDYKLDLKLGDCELEIFGKPDAPKRVGQPEYPSEACGLRHLAFKVDCIEDTVAELKTLGIECEPIRLDTFTNKKMTFFKDPDGLPLELHE; encoded by the coding sequence ATGAATTTAAATATCATTCATCATATAGCGATTATCGTATCTGATTATCAAAAATCACGTCATTTTTATGTTGATTTACTCGGTTTTAAAGTTTTGCGCGAAAATCATCGCCCAGAAAAAAATGATTATAAACTCGATTTAAAACTCGGTGACTGTGAACTTGAAATTTTCGGCAAACCCGATGCACCAAAGAGAGTCGGACAACCAGAATATCCGTCTGAAGCTTGCGGTCTACGCCATTTAGCTTTTAAAGTCGACTGCATTGAAGACACTGTAGCTGAATTAAAAACTCTCGGCATTGAATGTGAACCGATACGACTGGATACATTCACCAACAAAAAAATGACTTTTTTCAAAGACCCTGACGGTCTACCACTTGAATTACATGAATAA